A section of the Cydia splendana chromosome 1, ilCydSple1.2, whole genome shotgun sequence genome encodes:
- the LOC134796215 gene encoding 3-oxoacyl-[acyl-carrier-protein] reductase FabG-like — MSLINKVVLVTGASSGIGAATALLLAKEGANVALVARNAAKLAVVAKQIEALAKKPLIIQADISNETEASTVVSKTVDHFGKLDVLVNNAGIEVQGTILNGDALEAYDKVMKLNVRAVIQLTTLAAPFLAKTKGNIVNVSSIASTLTSKYPTGLPYYVSKAALDHFTRCAALELASIGVRVNSVNPGPVDNEFPTNNNLGDASVINQERAKISPLGFLAKSEEIADVILFLASEKARSVTGSSYFIDNGFLLKG; from the coding sequence ATGTCTTTAATTAATAAAGTAGTGTTAGTGACAGGCGCCAGCTCCGGCATCGGCGCAGCGACAGCGTTACTCTTAGCCAAGGAAGGCGCGAACGTGGCTCTCGTCGCGAGGAACGCGGCCAAGCTCGCAGTCGTCGCCAAGCAAATCGAAGCGCTAGCCAAGAAACCACTGATCATCCAAGCTGATATTTCCAATGAAACAGAAGCTAGCACAGTCGTCTCAAAAACGGTCGACCACTTCGGAAAATTAGACGTACTCGTCAATAATGCTGGAATAGAAGTACAGGGAACCATTCTGAACGGTGATGCATTAGAAGCGTACGATAAAGTAATGAAACTAAACGTTCGAGCGGTGATCCAGCTGACTACCTTAGCCGCTCCTTTCCTCGCTAAGACTAAAGGGAACATTGTCAACGTCTCAAGCATAGCATCAACACTCACGAGCAAATATCCCACGGGCTTACCATATTACGTATCGAAAGCGGCGTTGGACCATTTCACTCGGTGTGCAGCATTGGAACTAGCTTCTATCGGAGTCAGAGTAAATAGCGTCAATCCTGGACCGGTCGACAATGAATTTCCTACCAACAACAATCTTGGAGATGCCAGTGTTATCAATCAGGAACGCGCGAAAATCTCTCCCCTAGGATTTCTGGCCAAGAGCGAGGAGATTGCAGATGTGATCCTGTTCCTAGCTAGCGAGAAGGCTAGAAGCGTTACTGGTTCCAGCTATTTTATTGACAACGGGTTCCTTTTGAAGGGGTAA
- the LOC134796295 gene encoding 3-oxoacyl-[acyl-carrier-protein] reductase FabG-like, with protein MSFNSKVVLVTGASSGIGAATALLFAKEGADVALVARNAAKLAVVAKQIEALDKKPLIIQADISNETEVSTVVSKTVDHFGKLDVLVNNAGIAVEGSILNGNALDAYDKVMKLNVRAAIQLTTLAAPFLAKTKGNIVNVSSIASTLTSKSPTGLPYCVSKAALDHFTRCSALELASIGIRVNSVNPGPVDNEFATNNNQGDSRVITQECAKISPLGFLPKSEEIAHVILFLASEKARSVTGSNYVIDNGFLFKG; from the coding sequence ATGTCTTTCAATAGTAAAGTAGTGTTAGTGACTGGCGCTAGCTCCGGCATCGGCGCAGCGACGGCGTTACTCTTCGCCAAGGAAGGCGCGGACGTGGCTCTCGTCGCGAGGAACGCGGCCAAGCTCGCAGTCGTCGCCAAGCAAATCGAAGCGCTAGACAAGAAACCACTGATCATCCAAGCTGATATTTCCAATGAAACAGAGGTTAGCACAGTCGTCTCAAAAACGGTCGATCACTTCGGAAAATTAGATGTACTCGTCAATAATGCTGGAATAGCCGTAGAGGGTTCCATTCTGAATGGTAATGCATTAGACGCGTACGATAAAGTAATGAAACTAAACGTTCGAGCGGCGATCCAGCTGACTACCTTAGCCGCTCCTTTCCTCGCTAAGACGAAAGGGAACATTGTCAACGTTTCAAGCATAGCATCAACACTCACGAGCAAATCGCCAACGGGCTTACCATATTGCGTATCGAAGGCGGCGTTGGATCATTTTACTCGGTGTTCAGCATTGGAACTAGCATCTATCGGAATCAGAGTAAACAGCGTCAATCCTGGACCGGTCGACAATGAATTTGCTACCAACAACAATCAAGGAGATTCCAGGGTTATTACACAGGAATGCGCCAAAATCTCTCCCCTGGGATTTCTGCCCAAGAGCGAGGAGATTGCACATGTGATCCTGTTCCTAGCTAGCGAGAAAGCTAGAAGCGTTACTGGTTCTAATTATGTCATTGACAACGGGTTCCTTTTCAAAGGGTAA